In one window of Bos taurus isolate L1 Dominette 01449 registration number 42190680 breed Hereford chromosome 15, ARS-UCD2.0, whole genome shotgun sequence DNA:
- the OR51F1B gene encoding olfactory receptor family 51 subfamily F member 1B yields MLPVQENMEILGNSTSKFPTFLLTGIPGLEFAHAWVSIPFCCLYATALSGNSMILLVIIAQQSLHEPMYYFLSMLSAADLGLTVSTMSTTLGILWFDANEISLDMCIIQMFFLHGFACTESGVLVAMAFDRCVAICDPLRYTSILTSYRIIQMGLLMVIRTVVLIVPLLLLLKPLNFCGRNVLSHSYCYHPDVIKLACSDTRANSICGLIDLILTTGVDTPCIVLSYILIIHSVLSISSPQERHKVFSTCVSHLGAVSIFYIPMISLSLVHRYGRSAPKVVHSMMANMYLLFPPVLNPIIYSVKTKQIRKAILSLLLMK; encoded by the coding sequence ATGCTACCAGTCCAGGAAAACATGGAAATCTTAGGTAATTCAACATCTAAATTTCCAACTTTCTTGTTGACTGGAATTCCTGGCCTAGAGTTTGCCCATGCTTGGGTCTCCATTCCCTTCTGCTGTCTTTATGCCACTGCCCTTTCTGGGAACAGCATGATCCTGCTTGTCATCATCGCCCAGCAGAGTCTCCACGAGCCCATGTACTATTTCCTCTCCATGCTGTCAGCTGCTGACTTGGGTTTGACTGTTTCTACAATGTCAACCACATTAGGTATCCTCTGGTTTGATGCAAACGAAATCAGTCTAGATATGTGCATTATCCAGATGTTTTTTCTTCATGGGTTTGCCTGCACAGAATCTGGGGTGCTGGTGGCTATGGCCTTTGACCGCTGTGTGGCCATCTGTGATCCTCTGAGGTACACTAGCATTCTCACTAGTTATAGAATCATTCAGATGGGTCTCTTGATGGTTATACGCACTGTAGTATTAATTGTACCACTACTTTTGCTTCTTAAGCCCCTCAATTTTTGTGGCAGGAATGTGCTTTCCCACTCCTACTGCTATCAtccagatgtgattaaattagcATGTTCAGATACTCGGGCCAATAGCATCTGTGGATTAATTGATCTCATCCTGACCACAGGAGTAGATACACCATGCATTGTCCTGTCTTATATCTTGATCATTCACTCAGTTCTCAGTATTTCCTCCCCTCAAGAACGACACAAAGTTTTTAGCACCTGTGTCTCCCACCTTGGAGCAGTTTCTATTTTCTACATCCCCATGATTAGCTTGTCATTGGTGCATCGCTATGGGCGATCAGCCCCCAAAGTGGTCCATTCAATGATGGCCAATATGTacctgctttttcctcctgtgctCAACCCCATCATCTACAGTGTAAAAACAAAGCAGATTCGCAAGGCTATACTCAGTCTTCTTCTTATGAAATAG